One window of Nitrospirota bacterium genomic DNA carries:
- the greA gene encoding transcription elongation factor GreA → MQRIHVTPDGMRKMKEELERLLKVERPKNIKDIAEARSHGDLSENAEYHAAKERQSFIEGRIQELQVKIASAEVIDISKINQSKAAFGARVKVLDIGANEEYVFTLVGVEEADVKKGKLSITSPVGRALIGKEVGEIVTIKAPARTMEYEILEVSFGGRW, encoded by the coding sequence ATGCAGAGAATACATGTAACGCCTGATGGCATGAGAAAAATGAAAGAAGAGCTCGAAAGGCTTTTAAAGGTTGAAAGACCTAAAAACATAAAAGACATTGCCGAGGCAAGGTCGCATGGAGACCTCTCGGAGAATGCCGAATACCATGCCGCAAAAGAAAGACAATCCTTTATAGAAGGAAGGATTCAGGAGCTTCAGGTAAAGATTGCTTCAGCAGAGGTCATAGACATATCTAAGATAAACCAGAGTAAGGCGGCATTTGGAGCAAGGGTGAAAGTCCTTGACATTGGTGCTAACGAGGAGTATGTCTTTACATTAGTTGGCGTAGAGGAGGCTGATGTCAAAAAAGGAAAGCTCTCCATCACCTCTCCTGTTGGAAGGGCACTCATTGGAAAAGAGGTAGGAGAGATCGTAACCATTAAGGCACCTGCAAGAACAATGGAATATGAGATTTTAGAGGTCAGCTTCGGAGGTCGTTGGTGA